AACATCGAGGACGTCGCACACAACACGCCCGAGAAGATCGTCACTTTCTCGGTCGATCCCGCCACCGGCATCATGGGCCATCACGGCCGCACCGTTGCGAAGGCGCTGAACCTGTCGGGCGACCTTGCCAAGCAGGCCGAGAAGCTCACCGCGCAGCTCTACTCCGCCTTCGTCGCCAAGGACATGTCGATGCTGGAGATCAATCCGCTCGTCGTCACCAAGGAGGGCGAGCTCCGCGTCCTCGACGCCAAGGTGTCGTTCGATGACAACGCCCTGTTCCGCCATCCCGAGATCGCGGTGTCGTTGCGCGATCTGACCGAGGAAGACGCCAAGGAAATCGAGGCGTCGAAATACGATCTCAACTACGTCACCCTCGACGGCAATATCGGCTGCATGGTCAACGGCGCCGGTCTTGCGATGGCGACGATGGACATCATCAAGCTCTACGGCATGTCGCCCGCCAACTTCCTCGACGTCGGCGGCAGCGCCAGCAAGGAGAAGGTCGCAGCCGCCTTCAAGATCATCACCGCCGATCCCAACGTGAAGGGCATCCTCGTCAACATCTTCGGCGGCATCATGAAGTGCGACGTGATCGCCGAGGGCGTCACGGCCGCCGTGCGCGAAGTCGGCCTCAGCGTGCCGCTGGTGGTCCGCCTCGAAGGCACCAATGTCGAGCTCGGCAAGAAGATCATCCGTGAGTCCGGCCTGAACGTGGTGCCGGCCGACAATCTCGACGACGCCGCGCAGAAGATCGTGAAGGCCGTCAAGGGAGGCTAAGGCCATGGCCCAGGACCATCTTGCCGCATCATCTCCGCTCGCCGAGCACGCGCGTCTTTCCGCGTTCGCCGGCGAATGGGATGGCGAAGAGGTGGTTTTCCCGTCGCGCTGGAATGCGGGCGGGCCGGCCACCTCGCGCACTGTCGCGCGCATGGATCTCAATGGATTTTACTTGATCCAGGACAGCGTCCAGATGCGCGACGGCAAGCAGATCTTCGCCACCCACGGCATCTTCACCTTCGATCGCGACGACCGGACCTACAAACTGTTCTGGTACGATTCGCTCGGTTACACGCCACCCTCGCCCGCTTCCGGCGGGTGGGTCGGCAAGACCCTGACGCTGGTGCGCGGCTCGCTCCGCGGCAATGCGCGCCACGTCTACGAAATCATCAATGAGGATTCCTACTCGTTGAAGATCCAGTTCTCGCCGGACGCGGAAGGCTGGGCCGACGTGCTCACCGGCGTCTACCGCCGCATCCACTGACCTCTCACTCGTTAGTTCGCGAAAGCAGACCTCATGTCCATCCTGATCGACAAGAACACCAAGGTCATCTGCCAGGGCTTCACCGGCAAGAACGGCACCTTCCACTCGGAGGCCGCGATCGCCTATGGCACCAAGATGGTCGGCGGCACCTCGCCGGGCAAAGGCGGCTCGACGCATCTGGGCCTGCCGGTGTTCGACACCGTGCGCGATGCGCGTGAGAAGACCGGCGCCGACGCGTCGGTGATCTACGTGCCGCCGCCGGGCGCGGCGGACGCGATCTGCGAAGCCATCGACGCCGAGATCCCGCTGATCGTCTGCATCACCGAGGGCATTCCCGTCATCGACATGGTGCGTGTGAAGCGCTCACTGGCCGGCTCCAAGTCGCGCCTGATCGGGCCGAACTGCCCGGGCGTCATGACCGCCGGCGAG
The nucleotide sequence above comes from Bradyrhizobium sp. NDS-1. Encoded proteins:
- the sucC gene encoding ADP-forming succinate--CoA ligase subunit beta, giving the protein MNIHEYQAKALLHEFGVPISRGVAVLKASDSDAAARQLPGPVWVVKSQIHAGGRGKGKFKEASAGDKGGVRIAKSVEEVNEFAKQMLGATLVTVQTGPAGKQVNRLYIEDGSNIDKEFYLSILVDRETSRVSFVVSTEGGVNIEDVAHNTPEKIVTFSVDPATGIMGHHGRTVAKALNLSGDLAKQAEKLTAQLYSAFVAKDMSMLEINPLVVTKEGELRVLDAKVSFDDNALFRHPEIAVSLRDLTEEDAKEIEASKYDLNYVTLDGNIGCMVNGAGLAMATMDIIKLYGMSPANFLDVGGSASKEKVAAAFKIITADPNVKGILVNIFGGIMKCDVIAEGVTAAVREVGLSVPLVVRLEGTNVELGKKIIRESGLNVVPADNLDDAAQKIVKAVKGG
- a CDS encoding DUF1579 family protein, with the protein product MAQDHLAASSPLAEHARLSAFAGEWDGEEVVFPSRWNAGGPATSRTVARMDLNGFYLIQDSVQMRDGKQIFATHGIFTFDRDDRTYKLFWYDSLGYTPPSPASGGWVGKTLTLVRGSLRGNARHVYEIINEDSYSLKIQFSPDAEGWADVLTGVYRRIH